In the genome of Streptomyces pactum, one region contains:
- the alc gene encoding allantoicase, producing the protein MRDHRPTPGGPTTPDPAFDRPCPRSSRLRHPRTASPATPPAVPAPPTVPAPRPVPATSAPAAPAGEAPGDAAADPAGGNAAPYGGGDPYADYRHGDFPFTHLVDLADRRLGGAVPAANDEFFAERENLLLPGRPVFDPHAFGHKGKVMDGWETRRRRGTSAGSPHPSGDDHDWALIRLGLPGVVRGLVVDTAHFRGNHPWLIGVQAAALPGTPGTAELLSGRVRWEEIVPPSPVRGHAANGFPVTDGRRWTHLRLCQYPDGGIARLRVHGEAVPDPGWLELLGTVDLASVVHGGVVEDASDRFFSAPLNMIRPDLSRKMEDGWETRRRRDRGHDWARLRLAGQGEVRAVEIDTAYYKGNAAGWAALSGCDALTADPADPAAWFPLLPPVRLEPDAAHRLPLPGPATVTHVRLDTFPDGGIARLRVHGALTALGLEQLRSRHGKLTG; encoded by the coding sequence ATGCGCGATCACCGCCCCACTCCCGGCGGTCCGACCACCCCGGACCCCGCCTTCGACCGCCCCTGCCCCCGGTCGTCCCGCCTCCGGCACCCCCGGACTGCCTCACCGGCGACGCCCCCGGCCGTTCCGGCACCCCCGACCGTTCCGGCACCCCGGCCCGTCCCGGCCACCTCCGCCCCGGCCGCCCCCGCCGGCGAGGCGCCCGGTGATGCGGCGGCTGATCCGGCCGGCGGGAACGCCGCCCCCTACGGCGGCGGTGACCCCTACGCCGACTACCGGCACGGCGACTTCCCCTTCACCCATCTGGTGGACCTCGCCGACCGCCGGCTGGGCGGCGCCGTGCCCGCCGCCAACGACGAGTTCTTCGCGGAGCGGGAGAACCTGCTGCTGCCCGGGCGGCCGGTGTTCGACCCGCACGCCTTCGGCCACAAGGGCAAGGTCATGGACGGCTGGGAGACCCGGCGCCGCCGCGGCACCTCGGCCGGGTCGCCGCACCCGTCCGGCGACGACCACGACTGGGCGCTGATCCGGCTCGGCCTGCCGGGGGTGGTGCGCGGCCTGGTGGTGGACACCGCGCACTTCCGCGGCAACCACCCGTGGCTGATCGGCGTGCAGGCGGCCGCCCTGCCCGGCACCCCGGGTACGGCGGAACTCCTCTCCGGCCGGGTGCGGTGGGAGGAGATCGTGCCGCCGTCGCCGGTGCGCGGCCACGCCGCCAACGGTTTCCCGGTCACCGACGGGCGTCGCTGGACCCATCTGCGGCTGTGCCAGTACCCGGACGGCGGGATCGCCCGCCTGCGGGTCCACGGCGAGGCGGTGCCGGACCCCGGCTGGCTGGAGCTGCTGGGCACGGTGGACCTCGCCTCGGTGGTCCACGGCGGCGTGGTCGAGGACGCCTCCGACCGCTTCTTCTCCGCCCCGCTCAACATGATCCGGCCCGATCTCTCCCGGAAGATGGAGGACGGCTGGGAGACCCGGCGCCGCCGCGACCGGGGACACGACTGGGCGCGGCTGCGGCTCGCCGGCCAGGGCGAGGTGCGGGCGGTGGAGATCGACACCGCGTACTACAAGGGCAACGCGGCCGGCTGGGCGGCCCTGTCCGGCTGCGACGCGCTCACCGCCGACCCCGCCGACCCGGCCGCCTGGTTCCCGCTGCTGCCCCCGGTGCGGCTGGAACCGGACGCCGCGCACCGGCTGCCGCTGCCCGGACCGGCCACCGTGACCCATGTGCGACTGGACACCTTTCCCGACGGCGGCATCGCCCGGCTGCGGGTCCACGGCGCCCTCACCGCGCTCGGGCTGGAGCAACTCAGGTCTCGGCACGGGAAGTTGACCGGCTGA
- a CDS encoding acyl-ACP desaturase encodes MTLAPAQSHGRAVWSDSQLLYALEEVVETELNRHLKVAKEWMPHEYVPWSEGRDFDGVMGGEAWSPEQSKVTEIGRTALVVNLLTEDNLPSYHHEIATLFGRDGAWGTWVHRWTAEEGRHGIVMRDYLLTSRAVDPVALERFRMQHMSEGFESDNRHSMLHSVAYVAFQELATRISHRNTGHHSGDPVCDRMLARIATDENLHMVFYRNLLSKAFELAPDQTMSAVRDVVVNFRMPGHGIPGFERAAAQMAIGGIYNLRIHHDDVLQPVLRFLKVLEISGLGPEGLEAQDELGRYMGGLDDQARKFDERRAALLARRRARAERA; translated from the coding sequence GTGACCCTTGCCCCCGCCCAGTCGCACGGCCGTGCCGTGTGGAGTGACAGCCAGCTTCTGTACGCGCTCGAAGAGGTCGTCGAGACCGAACTCAACCGGCATCTGAAGGTCGCCAAGGAATGGATGCCGCACGAGTACGTGCCATGGAGCGAGGGCCGGGACTTCGACGGGGTGATGGGCGGCGAGGCGTGGTCGCCCGAGCAGTCCAAGGTCACCGAGATCGGGCGGACCGCGCTGGTGGTCAACCTCCTCACCGAGGACAACCTGCCCAGCTACCACCACGAGATCGCCACCCTCTTCGGGCGGGACGGCGCCTGGGGCACCTGGGTGCACCGGTGGACCGCCGAGGAGGGCCGCCACGGCATCGTGATGCGGGACTACCTGCTCACCTCCCGGGCGGTGGACCCGGTGGCGCTGGAACGCTTCCGGATGCAGCACATGTCCGAGGGCTTCGAGTCCGACAACCGGCACAGCATGCTGCACTCGGTGGCGTACGTGGCGTTCCAGGAACTGGCCACCCGGATATCGCACCGGAACACCGGCCACCACTCCGGTGACCCGGTGTGCGACCGGATGCTGGCGCGGATCGCCACCGACGAGAACCTGCACATGGTCTTCTACCGGAACCTGCTGTCGAAGGCCTTCGAACTCGCCCCCGACCAGACCATGAGCGCGGTCCGCGACGTGGTGGTCAACTTCCGGATGCCCGGCCACGGCATCCCCGGCTTCGAGCGGGCCGCCGCCCAGATGGCCATCGGCGGGATCTACAACCTGCGCATCCACCACGACGACGTGCTCCAGCCGGTGCTGCGCTTCCTCAAGGTGCTGGAGATCTCCGGTCTCGGCCCCGAGGGGCTGGAGGCCCAGGACGAACTCGGCCGGTACATGGGCGGGCTGGACGACCAGGCCCGCAAGTTCGACGAGCGCCGCGCGGCCCTGCTGGCCCGCCGCCGCGCCCGGGCCGAACGCGCCTGA
- the pepN gene encoding aminopeptidase N — protein MPGTNLTREEAQRRARLLTVDAYEIDLDLSGAPEGGTFRSVTTVRFDSAEAGAETFIDLVAPAVHEVVLNGASLDPATVFADSRIALPGLVAGRNELRVVADCAYTNTGEGLHRFVDPVDDQVYLYTQFEVPDARRVFASFEQPDLKATFRFTVRAPEGWQVISNSPTPEPESGVWHFEPTPRISTYITALIAGPYHAVHSSYEKAGRSVPLGIYCRPSLAEFLDADAIFEVTRQGFEWFEEKFDHPYPFAKYDQLFVPEFNAGAMENAGAVTIRDQYVFRSKVTDAAYEVRAETILHELAHMWFGDLVTMEWWNDLWLNESFATYTSIACQADAPGSRWPHSWTTFANSMKTWAYRQDQLPSTHPIMADIRDLDDVLVNFDGITYAKGASVLKQLVAYVGQDEFFRGVQTYFKRHAFGNTRLSDLLGALEETSGRDLKTWSAKWLETAGINVLRPEIVTDSSGVITAFAVRQEAPALPAGAKGEPVLRPHRIAIGLYDHQEGALVRTRRIELDVDGELTEVPELVGAKRPAVVLLNDDDLSYAKVRLDEQSLWTVQRHLATFTESLPRALCWASAWDMTRDGELATRDYLELVLSGITHESDIGVVQSLHRQVKLALDLYAAPEWRDAGLARWTEAALEQLRAATPGSDHQLAWARAFAATARTDEQLDLLAALLDGSESIEGLAVDTELRWAFLERLAATGRAGEEEIAAEYERDRTAAGERHAATARAARPTAEAKAAAWASVVESDKLPNAVQEAVIGGFVQTDQRELLAPYAEKFFAVVKDVWDSRSHEMAQQIAVGLYPSLQVAPETLEATDAWLSSAEPNAALRRLVSESRSGVERALRARAADAAAGGTSA, from the coding sequence GTGCCTGGCACGAATCTGACCCGCGAAGAGGCGCAGCGGCGGGCGCGGCTGCTCACCGTGGACGCGTACGAGATCGACCTGGATCTGAGCGGCGCGCCCGAGGGAGGGACCTTCCGCTCGGTGACCACCGTGCGCTTCGACAGCGCCGAGGCCGGGGCGGAGACCTTCATCGACCTGGTCGCGCCGGCCGTGCACGAGGTGGTGCTCAACGGAGCGTCGCTGGACCCGGCCACGGTCTTCGCCGACTCGCGGATCGCGCTGCCGGGGCTGGTGGCGGGCCGCAACGAGCTGCGGGTGGTGGCCGACTGCGCGTACACCAACACCGGTGAGGGGCTGCACCGCTTCGTCGACCCGGTGGACGACCAGGTGTACCTGTACACCCAGTTCGAGGTGCCGGACGCCCGGCGGGTGTTCGCCTCCTTCGAGCAGCCGGACCTGAAGGCCACCTTCCGGTTCACCGTGCGGGCGCCCGAGGGCTGGCAGGTGATCTCCAACTCGCCGACGCCCGAGCCCGAGTCCGGGGTGTGGCACTTCGAGCCGACGCCGCGCATCTCCACCTACATCACCGCGCTCATCGCCGGCCCGTACCACGCGGTGCACAGCAGCTACGAGAAGGCCGGGCGCTCGGTGCCGCTGGGCATCTACTGCCGTCCGTCGCTCGCCGAGTTCCTGGACGCGGACGCGATCTTCGAGGTGACGCGGCAGGGCTTCGAGTGGTTCGAGGAGAAGTTCGACCACCCGTACCCGTTCGCCAAGTACGACCAGCTCTTCGTGCCGGAGTTCAACGCCGGCGCGATGGAGAACGCGGGCGCGGTCACCATCCGCGACCAGTACGTGTTCCGCTCCAAGGTGACGGACGCGGCCTACGAGGTGCGGGCCGAGACCATCCTGCACGAGCTGGCCCACATGTGGTTCGGCGACCTGGTCACCATGGAGTGGTGGAACGACCTGTGGCTCAACGAGTCGTTCGCCACCTACACCTCCATCGCCTGCCAGGCCGACGCCCCGGGCAGCCGCTGGCCGCACTCGTGGACCACCTTCGCCAACTCCATGAAGACCTGGGCGTACCGGCAGGACCAGCTGCCGTCCACCCACCCGATCATGGCGGACATCCGCGACCTGGACGACGTGCTGGTCAACTTCGACGGCATCACCTACGCCAAGGGTGCCAGCGTGCTCAAGCAGCTGGTGGCGTACGTGGGCCAGGACGAGTTCTTCCGCGGGGTGCAGACGTACTTCAAGCGCCACGCCTTCGGCAACACCCGGCTGTCGGACCTGCTGGGCGCGCTGGAGGAGACCAGCGGCCGGGACCTGAAGACCTGGTCGGCCAAGTGGCTGGAGACGGCGGGCATCAACGTGCTCCGGCCGGAGATCGTCACCGACTCCTCCGGTGTGATCACCGCCTTCGCGGTGCGCCAGGAGGCCCCGGCGTTGCCGGCCGGCGCCAAGGGTGAGCCGGTGCTGCGTCCGCACCGCATCGCGATCGGGCTCTACGACCACCAGGAGGGCGCCCTGGTCCGCACCCGGCGGATCGAGCTGGACGTCGACGGCGAGCTGACCGAGGTCCCGGAGCTGGTGGGCGCCAAGCGCCCGGCGGTGGTGCTGCTCAACGACGACGACCTGAGCTACGCCAAGGTGCGGCTGGACGAGCAGTCGCTGTGGACGGTCCAGCGTCACCTGGCGACCTTCACCGAGTCGCTGCCGCGCGCGCTGTGCTGGGCGTCCGCCTGGGACATGACCCGGGACGGCGAGCTGGCCACCCGCGACTACCTGGAGCTGGTGCTCTCCGGCATCACCCACGAGTCGGACATCGGCGTGGTGCAGTCGCTGCACCGCCAGGTGAAGCTGGCGCTCGACCTGTACGCGGCCCCCGAGTGGCGGGACGCCGGACTGGCCCGGTGGACCGAGGCGGCGCTGGAGCAGCTGCGGGCGGCCACCCCGGGCAGCGACCACCAGCTGGCCTGGGCCCGGGCGTTCGCCGCGACCGCCCGCACCGACGAGCAGCTGGACCTGCTCGCCGCGCTGCTGGACGGCTCGGAGTCGATCGAGGGCCTGGCGGTGGACACCGAGCTGCGCTGGGCGTTCCTGGAGCGGCTGGCGGCGACCGGCCGCGCCGGTGAGGAGGAGATCGCGGCGGAGTACGAGCGGGACCGTACGGCGGCCGGCGAGCGGCACGCGGCCACCGCCCGCGCCGCACGGCCGACCGCCGAGGCCAAGGCGGCGGCCTGGGCGTCGGTGGTGGAGTCCGACAAGCTGCCGAACGCGGTGCAGGAGGCCGTGATCGGCGGCTTCGTCCAGACCGACCAGCGGGAGCTGCTGGCCCCGTACGCGGAGAAGTTCTTCGCGGTGGTCAAGGACGTCTGGGACTCCCGCAGCCACGAGATGGCCCAGCAGATCGCGGTGGGTCTCTACCCGTCGCTCCAGGTCGCCCCGGAGACGCTGGAGGCCACCGACGCCTGGCTGTCCTCGGCGGAGCCGAACGCGGCGCTGCGCCGGCTGGTCTCGGAGTCGCGGTCCGGTGTGGAGCGGGCCCTGCGGGCGCGGGCCGCGGACGCCGCGGCGGGCGGCACCTCCGCCTGA
- a CDS encoding LysR family transcriptional regulator has product MGDWDIRKLRVLRTLHDLGTVTATAEALRLTPSAVSQALSGLAKQLGVPLLEAHGRRLRLTDAARLVLRHADEVLAQLERADAELAGHLRGETGRVRVGAFGTAVPALVVPAVVELRTSHPGLEIGVREAEAAEAYALLADGTVDLALSLAAHAPTARDARFTRLPLLADPLDVALPTGHPLATAPALRLADLAAERWIFGSSGPWSRITTAACEAAGFAPEQAHAAADWHSILAMVAAGMGVALVSRMALTVVAPGPGPRGVVVRELAADRPHRHVVAAVRRGSEGAPGYATVLDALRRAATAHSGTDPAPATVQPN; this is encoded by the coding sequence ATGGGCGACTGGGACATCAGAAAGCTGCGGGTGCTGCGTACCCTCCACGACCTGGGGACCGTCACCGCCACCGCCGAGGCGCTGCGGCTGACGCCGTCGGCCGTCTCCCAGGCGCTGTCCGGACTCGCCAAGCAACTCGGCGTGCCGCTGCTGGAGGCGCACGGCAGGCGGCTCCGGCTCACCGACGCCGCCCGGCTGGTGCTGCGCCACGCCGACGAGGTGCTCGCCCAGCTGGAACGGGCCGACGCCGAGCTGGCCGGCCATCTGCGCGGTGAGACCGGCCGGGTACGGGTCGGCGCGTTCGGCACCGCGGTCCCCGCCCTGGTGGTGCCCGCCGTGGTGGAGCTGCGCACCAGCCACCCGGGGCTGGAGATCGGCGTCCGGGAGGCCGAGGCCGCCGAGGCGTACGCGCTCCTCGCCGACGGCACGGTCGACCTGGCGCTGTCGCTGGCGGCGCACGCGCCGACCGCCCGCGACGCGCGGTTCACCCGGTTGCCGCTGCTCGCCGACCCCCTGGACGTGGCGCTGCCCACCGGTCACCCGCTCGCCACCGCCCCCGCGCTGCGACTGGCCGACCTCGCCGCCGAGCGGTGGATCTTCGGCAGCAGCGGGCCGTGGTCCCGGATCACCACCGCCGCCTGCGAGGCCGCAGGTTTCGCGCCGGAACAGGCCCACGCGGCGGCCGACTGGCACTCGATCCTCGCCATGGTGGCCGCCGGCATGGGCGTGGCACTGGTCTCCCGGATGGCCCTGACCGTGGTGGCGCCGGGGCCCGGACCGCGCGGCGTGGTGGTGCGGGAGCTGGCGGCCGACCGGCCGCACCGGCACGTGGTGGCGGCGGTACGGCGCGGATCGGAGGGCGCACCCGGATACGCCACCGTGCTCGACGCGCTCCGGCGTGCGGCCACGGCGCACTCCGGCACGGACCCCGCACCCGCGACCGTTCAGCCGAACTGA